The following coding sequences lie in one Sinorhizobium fredii USDA 257 genomic window:
- a CDS encoding glycosyltransferase family 2 protein — translation MHSIQDRLPVSIIIANYNYAQFVSRAIDSALDQSYGNVEVIVVDDASTDHSAEVLASYGPRIKPCMKKANGGHGAAFNTGFAASRGAIVLFLDADDYLYPNAVSEIVAQWDDDTAQMQFRLHIVDQCEHVNDVFPPPEVPFDSGDVTPHLLRRARYQTTVTSGLAFARSALESVMPVPEHEFRQGADGYLVTLAPLYGKVKSIETCLGAYRMHGNNHSIFAEKLGQRARWRVEHDFHRLQALAHQAEEVGLEVPPDANLRDPTHIEERLASLCVDRERHPVAEDSRLSLAAAGAAASMEMNVSLRRRAMLAAWFLSVGVLPQRMAQAVLSWKLVASSRPPVLARISKTIRYVMG, via the coding sequence ATGCATTCCATCCAAGACCGTCTTCCAGTCTCCATCATCATTGCGAACTATAACTATGCGCAATTCGTGAGCCGGGCGATCGATAGCGCACTCGACCAAAGCTACGGCAACGTGGAGGTGATCGTCGTCGACGACGCTTCGACCGATCATTCCGCCGAAGTTCTCGCTTCCTATGGACCTCGGATTAAGCCGTGCATGAAAAAGGCGAATGGCGGTCACGGTGCAGCGTTCAACACCGGTTTTGCGGCAAGTCGCGGCGCGATTGTCCTGTTCCTCGACGCGGACGATTACCTCTACCCGAACGCTGTGTCCGAAATTGTCGCTCAGTGGGATGACGATACCGCCCAGATGCAATTCAGATTGCATATCGTCGACCAGTGTGAGCACGTCAATGACGTATTCCCGCCGCCCGAAGTGCCGTTCGACTCTGGCGATGTCACCCCGCACCTGTTGCGCCGGGCGCGCTACCAGACCACGGTCACCAGCGGGCTGGCTTTTGCCCGTTCGGCGCTGGAGAGCGTCATGCCGGTGCCGGAGCACGAATTCCGACAGGGAGCAGACGGCTATCTGGTCACCCTGGCACCGCTTTACGGGAAGGTGAAGTCGATCGAGACTTGCCTCGGTGCCTACCGCATGCACGGAAACAACCATTCGATTTTCGCCGAGAAGCTGGGCCAGAGGGCCAGATGGCGCGTCGAACACGATTTTCACCGGCTGCAAGCCCTTGCACACCAGGCCGAGGAGGTTGGGCTGGAGGTGCCCCCGGACGCCAATCTGCGCGATCCGACGCATATCGAGGAACGTCTGGCTTCGCTCTGCGTGGACCGTGAGCGACATCCGGTGGCGGAGGATTCGAGGCTTTCGCTGGCTGCGGCCGGCGCCGCGGCCAGCATGGAAATGAACGTCTCGTTGCGCCGCCGCGCCATGCTGGCGGCCTGGTTCCTGTCGGTAGGGGTCCTGCCGCAGCGCATGGCGCAGGCGGTGCTGTCGTGGAAGCTTGTCGCCTCTTCGAGGCCTCCCGTTCTCGCCCGGATATCCAAAACCATTCGCTATGTGATGGGATAG
- a CDS encoding GntR family transcriptional regulator has product MRHQGSDRSNEIKLRRVTTAAVIYQRLHAAIVSFELKPGMPLQEKRIAEEFGVSRTPVREALLRLAEMGLVEIFPQSGTFVSPIPLSAIPEAVVIRKSLERTTVERAAQIATAEDLDRLDRIIARQRAHAALGEASRFYEEDEAFHGAISAIAGYPGIWTLVKTVKLQIDRARRLTLPVPGRMTTVVDEHVAIRDAIAAHDVDRASAAMMRHLGAVIPDVEALRQHHPDHFA; this is encoded by the coding sequence TTGCGGCATCAGGGTTCCGATCGGTCGAATGAAATTAAGCTGCGCCGGGTGACGACGGCGGCCGTCATTTATCAGCGGCTCCATGCGGCCATCGTGTCCTTTGAGTTGAAGCCGGGAATGCCGCTGCAGGAAAAGCGCATTGCGGAGGAATTCGGCGTCAGCCGGACGCCGGTGCGCGAGGCGCTTCTGCGGCTCGCGGAAATGGGCCTCGTCGAGATCTTCCCGCAATCGGGCACCTTCGTCTCGCCAATTCCGCTCTCTGCCATTCCCGAGGCCGTCGTCATTCGCAAATCGCTGGAGCGCACGACCGTCGAACGTGCGGCGCAAATCGCCACGGCTGAGGATCTCGACCGTCTCGATAGGATCATCGCCCGCCAGCGCGCGCATGCAGCCCTGGGCGAGGCTTCACGTTTTTACGAAGAGGACGAGGCGTTCCACGGGGCCATTTCCGCGATCGCCGGCTATCCCGGCATCTGGACCCTTGTCAAAACGGTCAAGCTGCAGATTGACCGCGCCCGCCGGCTGACACTGCCTGTACCCGGTCGCATGACAACCGTCGTGGACGAACACGTGGCGATCCGCGACGCGATAGCGGCACATGACGTGGACCGTGCCTCAGCGGCGATGATGCGCCACCTCGGCGCGGTCATTCCCGATGTCGAGGCTCTTCGGCAGCACCATCCGGATCATTTCGCTTGA
- a CDS encoding mannitol dehydrogenase family protein: MRLSRRTLDRLPQGVKKPDYDPSRVTIGIVHLGIGAFHRAHQAAFTEGLLAGDPSWGISGVSLRSPDTRDALQPQDGLYTLKIQDGESEQLQVIGSVVELLCAPEGPEAVLSRMADPATRIVSLTITEKGYCHNPATGTLDETHPDIVHDLEDPRQPRSAIGFIVEALARRATAGVAPFTLLSCDNLPSNGQVLNRVVTRFAELRDPALGKLARRVASPSTMVDRIVPATTDSDRDTIATALGLEDAWPIMTEPFRQWVIEDDFTLGRPPWEKAGAVFVDDVALFEMMKLRLLNGSHSTLAYLGYLAGAETVAEAMALPGMEPLIEGLMREEATPTLPPLQGFDLAAYRSDLLRRFRNPKLRHRTWQIAMDGSQKLPQRLLGTIRDRSMAGAGYERLALGVAAWMRYARGLDEAGNPIDVRDPHAARIAGLVRDIAEPEQIVDAYLTMRDVFDADLATSAPLRLALVKALTRLFEEGSAAILRAYAR; encoded by the coding sequence ATGCGGCTTTCACGACGGACGCTCGACCGCCTGCCGCAAGGCGTAAAAAAGCCTGACTACGATCCGTCGCGTGTGACCATCGGCATTGTGCATCTCGGTATCGGCGCCTTTCACCGCGCCCACCAGGCGGCCTTCACCGAGGGGCTCCTTGCGGGGGATCCCTCCTGGGGCATCTCAGGCGTCTCGCTCCGCAGCCCCGATACGCGTGATGCTCTTCAGCCGCAGGACGGGCTCTACACCCTCAAGATTCAGGACGGCGAAAGCGAACAGCTGCAGGTGATCGGCAGCGTCGTTGAGCTGCTGTGCGCACCGGAGGGTCCTGAAGCCGTTCTAAGCCGGATGGCCGATCCCGCTACGCGCATCGTTTCGCTGACGATCACCGAGAAGGGCTATTGTCACAACCCAGCGACCGGCACGCTGGACGAAACGCATCCCGACATCGTCCATGATCTAGAGGACCCGCGGCAGCCGCGCTCGGCGATCGGCTTCATCGTCGAGGCGCTTGCCAGGAGGGCAACGGCCGGCGTCGCTCCGTTCACCCTGCTTTCCTGCGACAATCTCCCATCCAACGGCCAAGTGTTGAATCGTGTGGTGACGCGCTTCGCGGAACTGCGGGACCCGGCTCTGGGCAAGCTGGCGCGACGCGTCGCTTCGCCTTCCACCATGGTTGATCGGATCGTGCCGGCGACCACTGACAGCGACCGGGACACCATCGCGACGGCGCTTGGGCTCGAGGACGCCTGGCCCATTATGACCGAGCCATTCCGGCAATGGGTGATCGAGGACGATTTCACGCTCGGCCGCCCGCCTTGGGAAAAGGCGGGAGCCGTCTTCGTAGACGACGTCGCCCTGTTCGAGATGATGAAGCTTCGGCTGCTCAACGGCAGCCATTCGACGCTCGCCTATCTCGGCTATCTGGCCGGTGCGGAGACGGTGGCCGAAGCCATGGCGCTTCCCGGGATGGAGCCGCTCATCGAGGGGCTGATGCGTGAGGAAGCCACGCCGACCCTGCCGCCCCTTCAGGGTTTCGACCTCGCCGCCTACCGCAGCGACCTCCTCCGGCGGTTCCGCAATCCAAAGCTCAGGCACCGGACCTGGCAGATCGCCATGGACGGCTCGCAAAAGCTGCCGCAACGCCTTCTCGGCACGATCCGCGACCGCTCGATGGCAGGCGCCGGTTACGAGCGGCTGGCGCTCGGCGTCGCCGCCTGGATGCGGTACGCGCGAGGGCTGGACGAGGCGGGCAATCCGATCGACGTCCGCGATCCGCATGCGGCGCGCATCGCCGGACTCGTCCGGGACATCGCCGAACCGGAGCAGATCGTCGACGCCTATCTGACGATGCGGGACGTGTTCGATGCCGATCTGGCGACCAGCGCTCCACTCCGCCTCGCACTCGTCAAGGCTTTGACGCGGCTCTTCGAAGAAGGCTCGGCGGCGATACTCCGCGCGTACGCGCGGTAG
- a CDS encoding ATP-binding cassette domain-containing protein, which translates to MVDTQSPPPIVEMRGIEKAFGAVQALRKVDLVLYPGEILGLVGDNSAGKSTLMKILTGAYQRDTGEILVAGRPVQFKSPHESRDAGIEMIYQDFALCGNMDVGQNIFLGRWPLKGPFVDRRAMYAEADRVLKRLKVDVNSVYQKVESLSGGRQQSVAIARAISFEPRVVILDEPTANLSVMATERLLETMLELKRQSVAQIIISHRLVDIFAVGDRVMVLKRGEYVGDRYIRNTDEHEVLEIIVSGTRETALTADEASRRRPQSSPLPNSLPQGGGT; encoded by the coding sequence ATGGTTGATACGCAATCGCCGCCGCCGATCGTCGAAATGCGCGGCATCGAAAAGGCCTTCGGCGCCGTGCAGGCGCTGCGCAAGGTCGATCTCGTCCTCTATCCCGGCGAAATTCTCGGCCTCGTCGGCGACAACTCGGCCGGCAAGTCGACGCTCATGAAAATCCTGACGGGCGCCTATCAGCGCGATACGGGCGAGATCCTCGTTGCCGGACGGCCGGTGCAGTTCAAGAGCCCGCATGAGAGCCGCGACGCCGGCATCGAGATGATCTACCAGGACTTCGCGCTCTGCGGAAACATGGATGTCGGCCAGAACATCTTCCTCGGCCGTTGGCCGCTGAAAGGCCCCTTCGTCGACCGGCGGGCGATGTATGCGGAGGCCGATCGGGTGCTGAAGCGGCTCAAGGTCGACGTGAACTCGGTCTACCAGAAGGTCGAAAGCCTCTCGGGCGGGCGCCAGCAGTCCGTGGCGATCGCCCGCGCCATCTCGTTCGAGCCGCGCGTCGTTATCCTCGACGAACCAACCGCCAACCTTTCGGTGATGGCGACCGAACGATTGCTCGAGACCATGCTCGAGTTGAAGAGGCAAAGCGTTGCCCAGATCATCATCTCGCACCGACTCGTCGACATCTTCGCCGTCGGCGACCGGGTCATGGTGCTGAAGCGCGGCGAATATGTCGGCGACCGTTATATCAGGAACACCGATGAGCACGAGGTGCTGGAGATCATCGTCTCCGGCACCCGCGAGACGGCGCTTACAGCCGACGAAGCAAGCCGGCGCCGACCCCAAAGTTCGCCCCTCCCCAACTCCTTGCCACAAGGGGGAGGGACTTAG
- a CDS encoding ABC transporter permease yields MTPTTLTPTMAASLGRAPSQLAGSWEGGLLVFIALLYLAGAVVNPTFFGSTEGLHALLRDTSRVGIIAVGMTFVIVNKDLDLSVGSTYGLIAVVFARLFAPSFVDLGIAATIILCLFLGAAIGLLNGVLVTILKVPAFIATLTMLFIGRGFVLALTHGQAIYYSGKAREYPSFFHLGETNVLGFNNQIAIFAIAAVVGAIVLAKTRWGYETFATGGNEQAAVYAGIPANWVRIRAYLISSLSATVAALLAAAQDKGVTPLYGVSWELTVIASVIIGGASILGGRGRVVGSCLGAGLVVLIDKVLREGWPITRTVVIDGESIAVGARYTLPAGAVLVFLGLLLVVAVLIEPYLIRRQVLGRFWAWLRRRQPPAAMEMGGVALEGVQTKGAMAADMALSTTGLGKFLARRDALAIILAAVLWLTGLVLRPDYWWNLSNTFAILLNYTELALITIGLTYVIAAGDIDLSVGAVLALAGSTAAYFLKVMGADPMTAIAMGLVAGMVAGLVNATVTVGFKLPSFIATLGMFYIARGLAAWFVAGQQLTGWTEAYNLIGRKLSDVLLYFGVLLPPGIVRTVTEVVSVQTVWMFLVAVVAGIVLAYTPFGLKVCATGGDLRAAAYAGINTSRIRFLSLMLAALCATMAGLINVAYFRSFNPVAGQFRELDAIASVIIGGGSIFGGHGTMIGALAGAAVITLIRALLQLNVQGFTMPQHWINVFIGVILIVAVLIDIWVRQANILGTLRARLARRATTGAGSHG; encoded by the coding sequence ATGACACCGACCACGTTGACACCGACCATGGCGGCATCGCTCGGCCGGGCTCCCTCCCAACTCGCCGGCAGCTGGGAGGGCGGGCTCCTCGTCTTCATTGCGCTGCTCTACCTGGCCGGAGCGGTCGTCAACCCGACCTTTTTCGGTTCGACCGAGGGCCTCCACGCGCTGCTTCGCGACACTTCCCGCGTCGGGATCATCGCTGTCGGTATGACCTTCGTCATTGTCAACAAGGATCTTGATCTCTCCGTCGGCTCCACCTACGGGCTGATCGCGGTCGTTTTCGCGCGGCTTTTCGCGCCGAGCTTTGTCGATTTAGGCATCGCCGCCACCATCATCCTCTGCCTGTTCCTCGGCGCTGCAATCGGCCTCCTCAACGGCGTGCTCGTCACGATCCTGAAAGTCCCCGCCTTCATCGCCACGCTGACGATGTTGTTCATCGGCCGCGGATTCGTGCTGGCGTTGACGCATGGCCAGGCGATCTACTATTCGGGCAAGGCCAGGGAATACCCGTCTTTCTTTCACCTCGGGGAGACGAATGTCCTCGGCTTCAACAACCAGATCGCCATTTTCGCGATCGCCGCTGTGGTCGGGGCGATCGTGCTTGCCAAGACGCGATGGGGCTATGAGACCTTCGCTACCGGCGGCAACGAACAGGCGGCTGTCTATGCCGGAATCCCGGCGAACTGGGTGCGTATCCGAGCCTATCTAATCTCTTCGCTCTCGGCGACCGTCGCCGCGCTCCTGGCGGCCGCCCAGGACAAGGGGGTGACCCCGCTCTACGGCGTCAGCTGGGAACTCACCGTGATCGCCTCGGTCATCATCGGCGGCGCCTCGATCCTCGGCGGCCGCGGCCGGGTCGTCGGATCCTGCCTTGGCGCGGGACTGGTCGTGCTCATCGACAAGGTGCTGCGCGAGGGCTGGCCGATCACGCGCACCGTCGTCATTGACGGCGAGAGCATTGCGGTCGGCGCCCGCTATACGCTGCCGGCAGGCGCAGTCCTGGTCTTCCTCGGCCTTCTCCTCGTCGTCGCCGTACTCATCGAACCCTATCTCATTCGCCGGCAGGTGCTGGGCCGCTTCTGGGCCTGGCTGCGCAGGCGGCAGCCGCCTGCGGCCATGGAAATGGGTGGCGTTGCCCTCGAGGGCGTCCAGACCAAGGGAGCGATGGCGGCGGACATGGCGCTGTCGACCACGGGGTTAGGCAAATTCCTGGCCCGGCGCGATGCGCTCGCCATCATTCTGGCCGCCGTTCTGTGGCTGACGGGACTTGTGCTTCGGCCGGACTATTGGTGGAACCTCTCCAATACATTCGCCATCCTGCTGAACTATACGGAGCTGGCGCTGATCACGATCGGGCTTACCTACGTGATCGCGGCCGGAGACATCGATCTCTCGGTCGGTGCGGTACTCGCGCTTGCCGGCAGCACGGCGGCATATTTCTTGAAAGTGATGGGCGCCGATCCGATGACGGCGATCGCAATGGGCCTCGTCGCCGGCATGGTCGCGGGGCTCGTCAACGCCACCGTGACCGTCGGGTTCAAATTGCCCTCCTTCATCGCCACCCTCGGCATGTTCTACATCGCCCGCGGCTTGGCAGCCTGGTTCGTTGCCGGGCAGCAATTGACCGGCTGGACCGAAGCCTACAATCTCATCGGCCGCAAGCTGAGCGACGTCCTCCTTTATTTCGGCGTCTTGCTGCCGCCGGGTATCGTCCGCACCGTCACTGAGGTCGTCAGCGTCCAGACGGTGTGGATGTTCCTCGTCGCCGTGGTCGCCGGCATCGTGCTCGCCTATACGCCGTTCGGCCTCAAGGTCTGCGCCACCGGCGGCGACCTCCGGGCGGCGGCCTATGCCGGCATCAACACCAGCCGCATACGCTTCCTCTCGCTGATGCTGGCGGCGCTCTGCGCGACCATGGCCGGGCTCATCAATGTCGCCTATTTCCGCAGCTTCAACCCGGTTGCCGGCCAGTTCCGGGAACTCGACGCCATCGCCTCGGTGATCATCGGCGGCGGGTCGATCTTCGGCGGCCACGGGACCATGATCGGCGCGCTCGCCGGAGCGGCCGTGATCACCCTGATCCGGGCGCTGCTGCAACTCAACGTCCAGGGGTTCACCATGCCGCAGCATTGGATTAACGTCTTCATCGGCGTCATCCTGATCGTCGCCGTGCTGATCGACATATGGGTGCGCCAGGCCAACATCCTCGGAACGTTGCGTGCGCGCTTGGCGAGGCGGGCGACAACAGGAGCGGGCAGCCATGGTTGA
- a CDS encoding substrate-binding domain-containing protein: MRRILLSAVSAAALSVGVTSAFAQSGSVEKAVGGYNFEDAAKEAPETKDFHSADGHLTFAIVTHTAGNGFFDPVYVGAKVAGNMIGAEILLLGSESPVDDPAREIEILNQIVRDPKIDGIIMTTPQVGAYNDIVKAAEAAGIPVATTNSFDETILNRSGISHTGQDASAAAIGGEALAKCLLDSGKTSGSILLPSSTAMGNIEVNNRVTAAFNAIVKTLKDAGKLEAFKVDAGPENVGIDTNPNDPVNALVTLFESRGDVVGAFTANNVFTPPLVKAVEQMGWTGKFCAFGFDLGPAQQEGIAAGNLTGSLGQQPFLQGFWPVMQLYLQIDRGISAANLDTRAQLVTKENVAKVGKRFEN; encoded by the coding sequence ATGAGGCGAATTTTGCTCTCCGCGGTCTCCGCCGCGGCGTTATCAGTTGGCGTCACATCTGCATTTGCGCAATCGGGAAGCGTCGAAAAAGCCGTCGGCGGCTACAATTTCGAAGACGCCGCCAAGGAAGCTCCGGAAACCAAAGACTTTCATTCCGCCGATGGTCATCTGACCTTCGCGATCGTGACCCACACGGCCGGCAACGGTTTCTTCGATCCGGTCTATGTCGGGGCGAAGGTTGCCGGCAACATGATCGGCGCCGAGATCCTGCTGCTCGGCTCGGAATCGCCGGTGGACGACCCGGCGCGCGAAATAGAGATCCTCAACCAGATCGTCCGCGATCCGAAAATCGACGGCATCATCATGACGACGCCGCAGGTCGGCGCCTACAACGACATCGTGAAGGCGGCCGAAGCGGCCGGCATACCGGTTGCCACGACGAACTCCTTTGATGAGACGATACTCAACCGCAGCGGCATCAGCCATACCGGCCAGGATGCCTCGGCAGCGGCGATCGGCGGCGAGGCGCTCGCCAAATGCCTGCTCGACAGCGGCAAGACCAGCGGCTCGATCCTGCTGCCGTCATCGACCGCCATGGGCAACATCGAGGTGAACAACCGCGTCACCGCCGCCTTCAATGCGATCGTCAAGACGCTGAAGGACGCCGGCAAGCTCGAGGCCTTCAAGGTCGATGCCGGGCCTGAGAATGTCGGCATCGACACCAACCCGAACGATCCGGTCAACGCGCTGGTGACGCTCTTCGAATCGCGCGGCGACGTGGTCGGCGCGTTCACGGCCAACAACGTCTTCACGCCTCCGCTCGTCAAGGCGGTGGAGCAGATGGGCTGGACGGGCAAGTTCTGCGCCTTCGGCTTCGACCTCGGCCCGGCACAGCAGGAAGGTATCGCCGCCGGCAACCTGACCGGCTCGCTCGGCCAACAACCTTTCCTGCAGGGCTTCTGGCCGGTCATGCAGCTCTACCTGCAGATCGACCGCGGCATCTCGGCCGCCAACCTCGACACGCGCGCCCAGCTTGTGACGAAGGAGAACGTCGCCAAGGTCGGCAAACGGTTCGAGAACTGA
- a CDS encoding carbonic anhydrase yields MERREFLRGLALLAACPLCVKTAYAAEGVHWSYEGEEGPEHWGTLSKENSACSAGSQQSPIDITGAIKADIPDLATDWKSGGTILNNGHTIQVKAAGGTFKRGDKTYDLVQYHFHAPSEHLVDGKSFPMEVHFVHKNAETGALGVLGVFLVPGVANSTFASLAAKFPQKAGEEVALDAVDPKGLLPSSLKYWAYEGSLTTPPCSEIVDWMVAMEPIEVDQADIKKFTALYSMNARPAVAGNRRYVLSSS; encoded by the coding sequence ATGGAACGGCGTGAATTCCTCCGGGGCCTGGCCTTGCTTGCCGCTTGCCCGCTGTGCGTCAAGACGGCTTACGCCGCCGAAGGCGTGCATTGGAGCTATGAAGGCGAAGAGGGCCCGGAGCATTGGGGCACCTTGAGCAAGGAGAACAGTGCCTGTTCGGCCGGCTCGCAGCAATCGCCGATCGACATCACGGGCGCGATCAAGGCCGACATCCCGGATCTCGCGACCGACTGGAAGAGCGGCGGCACGATCCTCAACAACGGTCATACGATCCAGGTGAAGGCCGCCGGCGGCACGTTCAAGCGCGGCGACAAGACCTACGATCTGGTGCAGTACCATTTCCACGCGCCGAGCGAGCATCTGGTCGACGGCAAGAGCTTCCCGATGGAAGTGCATTTCGTCCACAAGAATGCCGAAACCGGTGCGCTGGGCGTACTCGGTGTTTTCCTTGTCCCCGGTGTGGCGAATTCGACCTTCGCGAGCCTCGCGGCGAAGTTCCCGCAAAAGGCCGGCGAAGAGGTTGCACTCGACGCCGTCGACCCGAAGGGCCTCCTGCCTTCCTCGCTCAAATACTGGGCCTATGAGGGATCGCTCACCACACCGCCCTGCAGCGAGATCGTCGACTGGATGGTGGCGATGGAACCGATCGAGGTCGACCAGGCCGACATCAAGAAGTTTACAGCGCTCTATTCGATGAATGCACGGCCGGCTGTCGCCGGCAACCGCCGTTACGTTCTGAGCTCCAGCTGA
- a CDS encoding SDR family oxidoreductase — MFDLNGKTALVTGGGRGLGLEMAKALAKAGAWTVINGRNRQSLAEARERLASDGVAVGIAPGDITRDVGAILAEATARTGQLDILIHAVGERDRRGTDAMEPEDFAQLLNTDLTAAYAVARTALPHLQRSTAGRLIFVTSIAAVAARAGDPAYTAAKGGLSALTRSLAVELGADNLTVNAIAPGWFATETNAHLAADPALQAFVEVRIPLKRWGRPEEIAPAAVFLASPAASFVNGITLTVDGGMTVQM, encoded by the coding sequence ATGTTCGATCTCAACGGCAAGACTGCGCTGGTCACAGGCGGCGGACGCGGGCTCGGCCTGGAAATGGCAAAGGCGCTCGCCAAGGCCGGCGCCTGGACGGTGATCAACGGCCGCAACCGGCAAAGCCTCGCAGAGGCGCGCGAGCGGCTTGCCAGCGACGGTGTTGCGGTCGGCATCGCGCCTGGCGATATCACCCGGGATGTCGGAGCGATCCTCGCCGAGGCGACCGCGAGGACCGGCCAGCTCGATATTCTCATTCATGCGGTTGGCGAGCGGGACAGGCGGGGCACCGATGCGATGGAGCCGGAGGATTTTGCGCAGCTCCTGAACACCGATCTGACCGCGGCCTATGCCGTCGCGAGGACCGCCCTTCCGCATCTGCAACGTTCCACGGCCGGCCGGCTGATCTTCGTCACGTCGATCGCCGCCGTCGCCGCCCGGGCCGGCGACCCGGCCTATACGGCGGCCAAAGGCGGATTGTCGGCGCTGACGCGCTCGCTTGCGGTCGAGCTCGGCGCCGACAATCTGACGGTCAACGCCATCGCGCCCGGCTGGTTCGCGACCGAGACCAACGCGCATCTCGCCGCCGACCCGGCACTCCAGGCCTTCGTCGAGGTGCGCATTCCGCTGAAACGCTGGGGACGCCCCGAGGAGATTGCGCCTGCCGCCGTCTTCCTCGCCTCACCTGCGGCAAGCTTCGTCAACGGCATTACACTTACCGTGGATGGGGGCATGACCGTGCAGATGTGA
- the mmsB gene encoding 3-hydroxyisobutyrate dehydrogenase, with translation MTKIAFIGLGNMGGPMAANLVKAGHAVSGFDLSEASRNAAAKSGVSVAGSISQAVRETECVITMLPAGSHVIYVWDELLGFVDPGTLIIDSSTIDVESARKVHGFADKAGCPSLDAPVSGGTAGAAAATLTFMVGGSDGAFSRGKHLLEAMGKKIVHCGDAGAGQAAKICNNMILGVSMAAVCEAFVLAERLGLSHQALFDVASTSSGQCWSLTSYCPVPGPVPASPANNDYKPGFMASLMLKDLMLAQQAASASGATTPMGAQAAQLYSLFDKLGHGGEDFSGLIRMLRGHEEVKGG, from the coding sequence ATGACGAAGATCGCCTTTATCGGGCTTGGCAATATGGGCGGCCCGATGGCCGCCAATCTGGTGAAGGCGGGCCACGCAGTCAGCGGCTTCGACCTGTCGGAAGCCTCGCGCAACGCGGCCGCCAAGTCGGGCGTTTCCGTCGCCGGATCGATCTCCCAGGCGGTGCGCGAAACCGAATGCGTCATCACCATGCTGCCGGCGGGATCGCACGTCATCTATGTCTGGGACGAATTGCTCGGCTTCGTCGATCCGGGCACGCTGATCATCGACAGTTCGACGATCGACGTCGAAAGTGCGCGCAAGGTCCACGGCTTCGCCGACAAGGCCGGCTGCCCGTCGCTCGATGCGCCGGTTTCCGGCGGTACAGCCGGGGCGGCCGCTGCTACGCTCACCTTCATGGTCGGCGGCAGCGACGGTGCCTTTTCCCGCGGCAAGCACCTGCTCGAAGCGATGGGCAAGAAGATCGTTCATTGCGGCGATGCCGGTGCCGGGCAGGCCGCCAAGATCTGCAACAACATGATACTCGGCGTGTCGATGGCGGCGGTCTGCGAAGCCTTCGTGCTCGCCGAACGCCTCGGCCTGTCGCACCAGGCGCTCTTCGATGTGGCGTCCACCTCGTCCGGCCAGTGCTGGTCGCTGACGTCCTATTGCCCGGTGCCAGGCCCCGTGCCGGCCTCGCCGGCCAACAACGACTACAAGCCTGGCTTCATGGCGAGCCTGATGCTCAAGGACCTGATGCTGGCGCAGCAAGCGGCAAGCGCCAGCGGTGCGACGACGCCGATGGGCGCGCAGGCGGCGCAGCTCTACAGCCTCTTCGACAAGCTCGGTCATGGCGGAGAGGATTTCTCCGGCCTGATCCGCATGCTGCGCGGCCATGAGGAGGTCAAGGGCGGGTAG